The following are from one region of the Alicyclobacillus fastidiosus genome:
- a CDS encoding ABC transporter ATP-binding protein has translation MDGVYRRLSRFYRPFLPYLYVSLALLVITTALALAYPYLLKMIVNDVVLGGQYGKLPWLSVGILVAALIKGFFNFGQAYLGQLFGSRTAFDLRNALYKKLNHQPFSYYDNVHTGDLMSRMTQDLDVFRMFLAFGINQLVNLALTVVMGILLMLSMNWILALCLAALLPILAVTALRFDKQVHPTFQKIRKTLGQLNSVVQENIMGVRTVKSFAKESFEVDKFNDRNDAYFQANMAATRLWRKFFPFIELVGNLGVVLILMVGGWLVMSHQMNLGDLVAFLSIVWFMIWPMSQLGFLLNNWTQATAAGERLLEILEYPDSLDASKEHVTGEIKGRVEFRDVTIRYGDTTVMKNVSFVAEPGETIALLGLTGAGKSSLTSLIARFYDVGEGQILIDGVDVREWDRQALRRQVGVVFQEPFLFSTTIFANISYGRPDALQEDVERAAAMADAAEFIDALPEGYYTLVGERGMGLSGGQKQRVALARAILLNPSILILDDATSAVDMETEYEIQQSLMKVMAGRTTFIIAHRISSLKRADVVLVLDRGEIVQRGTHEDLVHQEGLYQRIFNMQFQDFASMNAGLPVHTGTDGSTS, from the coding sequence GTGGACGGAGTCTACCGGCGTTTGAGCAGGTTTTACCGCCCATTTTTACCGTATCTGTACGTGAGCTTGGCGTTACTGGTGATCACCACGGCACTCGCGCTCGCGTACCCGTACCTTCTCAAGATGATCGTCAATGATGTGGTCCTCGGTGGGCAGTACGGTAAACTTCCCTGGCTATCGGTTGGCATTTTGGTCGCAGCACTGATCAAGGGATTTTTTAACTTTGGTCAGGCGTATCTAGGACAGTTGTTCGGTAGCCGCACGGCGTTCGATTTGCGCAACGCACTATATAAAAAACTGAATCATCAGCCTTTTTCCTATTATGACAATGTTCACACTGGCGACCTGATGTCGCGTATGACACAGGACCTCGACGTTTTTCGCATGTTTTTGGCCTTTGGCATCAATCAGTTGGTGAACTTAGCGCTTACCGTGGTGATGGGCATTCTGTTGATGCTTTCGATGAATTGGATTTTGGCTCTCTGCTTGGCTGCACTGCTCCCGATTCTCGCGGTGACTGCCCTGCGCTTCGACAAACAGGTTCATCCGACATTCCAGAAGATCCGAAAAACATTGGGTCAATTAAACTCGGTGGTCCAGGAGAACATCATGGGCGTGCGAACGGTGAAGTCGTTCGCCAAAGAATCATTTGAAGTTGACAAGTTCAACGACCGAAATGATGCCTATTTTCAGGCGAACATGGCTGCAACGCGGCTGTGGCGAAAGTTCTTCCCGTTCATCGAACTGGTCGGCAACCTCGGCGTCGTGCTGATTCTCATGGTGGGCGGTTGGCTCGTGATGTCTCACCAGATGAATCTTGGCGATCTCGTCGCGTTCCTGAGCATCGTCTGGTTTATGATTTGGCCGATGTCCCAACTGGGCTTCTTACTCAACAACTGGACTCAGGCGACTGCAGCGGGTGAACGCCTCCTCGAAATTCTCGAGTACCCTGATTCGTTGGACGCGAGTAAGGAACACGTCACAGGCGAGATCAAGGGACGGGTTGAATTTCGTGACGTAACCATCCGATACGGCGATACGACGGTGATGAAGAACGTCAGTTTCGTAGCAGAACCTGGTGAGACCATCGCGCTCCTAGGCCTTACAGGGGCCGGGAAGAGCAGCTTGACGTCGCTCATCGCTCGATTCTACGACGTCGGTGAGGGGCAAATTCTCATTGACGGTGTGGATGTGCGGGAGTGGGATCGCCAGGCATTGCGCAGGCAGGTCGGGGTCGTATTCCAAGAGCCGTTTCTGTTCTCGACCACCATCTTTGCCAACATCTCGTACGGTCGCCCTGACGCTTTGCAGGAAGACGTCGAGCGCGCCGCCGCGATGGCGGATGCAGCCGAGTTTATCGACGCGCTCCCTGAGGGGTACTACACACTAGTCGGTGAGCGCGGTATGGGGTTGTCCGGAGGGCAAAAGCAGCGTGTGGCGCTCGCTCGTGCCATCCTCTTGAATCCCTCGATCCTCATCCTCGACGACGCGACGAGTGCGGTGGATATGGAGACAGAGTACGAAATTCAACAATCTTTAATGAAGGTGATGGCGGGGCGCACGACGTTTATCATCGCGCACCGCATTTCCTCCCTGAAACGGGCTGATGTCGTTCTCGTTCTGGATCGCGGGGAAATTGTTCAGCGAGGAACGCATGAAGACCTGGTGCACCAGGAAGGACTGTATCAGCGGATCTTCAACATGCAGTTTCAAGACTTCGCTTCGATGAACGCGGGTTTGCCTGTCCACACCGGCACAGACGGTTCGACCAGCTGA
- a CDS encoding ABC transporter ATP-binding protein, whose protein sequence is MEHTDEVLRSPFIYRDDEALEKKFELWQMRRLFTYMKPYPGLIAGAFAATCGNLVVTLLAPYLVGRAIDTAVAEHQALVLIHYGIALVALYLLNFGSSMLRIHLTNRLGQSVIQGLRRELFSHVQTLSNDFYDSRPAGSILVRIMNDVNSLQDLFTNGVVNSITNLFTLIGIIAIMFSLNWQLSIATLIVVPFMFLLSMRLTIQIRRSWQQVRIRLSRINAHLAEGIQGMRVTESYVRQDENQVFFENMNRDYMDKFLLAQRWSIPFGPLVDLTGALGSTLLFWYGVHLLHHHIVTVGLLVAFANYLGNFWTPIGQLGQVYNQILVAMASSERIFQYLDTKALIKDEDAAKPLPITRGRVSFDDVVFAYEQGRRALDGVSFDVLPGQTIALVGHTGAGKSTVISLLARFYDPTAGRILIDGQDIRDVTVESLRSQVGMVLQETFIFSGTIMDNIRYGNPAATDEEVKAAATAVYANEFIEQLENGYYTEVRERGSRLSQGQRQLLSFARAILANPQILILDEATASIDTYTEHFIQKGLEVLLAGRTAFVVAHRLSTIRDADQILVFDHGQIVERGTHEALMRTRGYYYDLVAAQYRFLA, encoded by the coding sequence ATGGAACATACGGATGAGGTGCTTCGCTCCCCCTTTATTTATCGCGACGACGAAGCATTGGAAAAGAAGTTCGAACTTTGGCAAATGCGTCGCCTGTTTACCTATATGAAACCCTATCCCGGTCTCATCGCGGGCGCCTTTGCGGCGACCTGTGGAAATCTCGTCGTGACACTGCTCGCCCCCTATTTGGTGGGGCGGGCCATCGACACGGCCGTCGCAGAGCACCAAGCTTTGGTTCTGATCCACTACGGAATTGCCTTGGTCGCTCTGTACTTGCTCAACTTTGGCTCCTCGATGCTGCGCATTCACCTCACGAATCGGTTGGGACAGAGTGTCATACAGGGGCTGCGCAGAGAGCTCTTCTCGCACGTTCAGACTCTGTCGAATGACTTTTACGACAGTCGTCCGGCTGGCTCTATCCTCGTGCGCATTATGAACGACGTCAATTCGCTTCAGGACCTGTTTACGAACGGCGTCGTGAACAGCATTACGAACCTGTTCACCCTCATCGGCATCATCGCCATCATGTTTTCGCTCAATTGGCAGTTGTCTATCGCCACCCTCATCGTCGTGCCGTTCATGTTCCTATTGTCGATGCGGTTGACGATTCAAATCCGCCGCTCTTGGCAACAGGTACGCATTCGCCTGAGCCGCATCAACGCCCACTTGGCGGAAGGTATTCAAGGGATGCGCGTGACCGAATCGTATGTGCGCCAAGATGAGAACCAAGTCTTCTTCGAGAACATGAATCGCGATTACATGGATAAGTTCCTACTGGCGCAGCGCTGGAGTATTCCATTTGGACCCTTAGTCGATCTCACCGGCGCCCTCGGCAGCACGCTTCTCTTCTGGTATGGTGTGCATCTGCTACATCACCACATCGTGACGGTGGGCCTGCTCGTTGCCTTTGCCAATTACCTGGGCAATTTCTGGACGCCCATTGGGCAGTTGGGGCAGGTCTACAACCAGATTCTCGTCGCGATGGCGTCGTCGGAGCGCATCTTCCAGTATCTCGATACGAAGGCGCTGATCAAGGATGAGGACGCGGCCAAACCGCTGCCTATTACGCGCGGACGCGTGTCGTTCGACGACGTCGTCTTCGCGTACGAACAGGGCCGACGAGCGCTCGACGGAGTCAGTTTTGACGTGCTGCCAGGCCAGACCATCGCCCTCGTCGGTCACACTGGTGCGGGAAAGAGCACGGTGATCAGCCTGCTTGCGCGCTTTTACGATCCGACTGCTGGGCGCATCCTCATCGATGGCCAGGATATCCGAGACGTCACCGTCGAGAGTCTTCGCTCGCAGGTGGGTATGGTGTTACAGGAGACGTTCATCTTCTCCGGCACTATCATGGACAACATCCGCTACGGCAACCCAGCGGCGACCGACGAAGAGGTGAAAGCTGCAGCCACAGCAGTCTACGCCAACGAGTTCATCGAGCAATTGGAGAACGGCTATTACACGGAGGTGCGCGAGCGTGGAAGTCGTCTCTCGCAAGGCCAACGTCAACTCCTCTCCTTCGCACGCGCAATTCTCGCGAATCCGCAGATCCTGATACTCGACGAGGCGACGGCGAGTATCGACACATATACTGAGCACTTTATTCAAAAGGGGCTTGAGGTACTATTGGCGGGACGGACTGCGTTTGTCGTGGCGCATCGACTGTCGACGATTCGCGACGCCGACCAAATTCTCGTCTTCGATCACGGCCAAATTGTGGAACGCGGCACACACGAAGCGCTGATGCGCACCCGTGGCTATTACTATGATCTCGTTGCCGCTCAGTACCGTTTTTTGGCGTGA
- the coaA gene encoding type I pantothenate kinase: MRQASTAKRTFSPYITFSRDEWRNLREATPLTLTEAELETLHGLNEQVSLTEVEEIYLPLTRLLNMYVGATQNLYQASHRFLGYAGEKVPYIIGIAGSVAVGKSTTARIIQALLSRWPNHPKVDLVTTDGFLYPNRELERRGIMHRKGFPESYDTRKLIHFLADVKSGKPEVTAPVYSHLTYDIVPSEQIVVRRPDIVILEGVNVLQTSRSTSGNRPMNVFVSDFFDFSIYVDAQESFIRGWYVERFQKLRETAFRDTKSYFHRYAILTEEEANETALRIWEDINAKNLKENILPTKQRADLILQKGDHHMVERVHLRKI, from the coding sequence ATGCGTCAAGCGAGCACGGCAAAGAGAACGTTTTCACCGTATATCACATTTTCCCGCGACGAGTGGCGGAACTTGCGGGAGGCCACGCCGCTCACGCTGACGGAGGCGGAGTTAGAGACACTGCACGGACTCAACGAGCAAGTATCGCTCACTGAAGTCGAGGAAATTTACCTGCCGCTGACGCGCCTTCTAAACATGTACGTCGGGGCCACGCAAAATCTGTACCAAGCGTCGCACCGGTTTCTTGGCTATGCGGGAGAAAAAGTGCCCTATATTATCGGCATTGCGGGGAGTGTCGCCGTGGGCAAGAGCACGACTGCGCGCATCATTCAGGCGCTCCTGTCGCGCTGGCCGAACCACCCCAAAGTGGATTTGGTGACGACCGACGGCTTTTTGTACCCCAATCGAGAGCTGGAGCGCCGTGGTATCATGCATCGCAAAGGATTTCCGGAGAGCTATGACACACGCAAGCTCATCCATTTTCTCGCAGATGTCAAGTCTGGAAAGCCGGAGGTTACTGCGCCGGTCTACTCGCACTTGACCTACGATATTGTGCCCTCCGAACAGATCGTCGTGCGGCGTCCGGACATCGTGATCCTGGAGGGGGTAAATGTGCTGCAGACGAGCCGGTCGACCAGCGGCAATCGACCGATGAACGTTTTCGTCTCCGACTTCTTCGACTTCTCCATTTATGTCGATGCCCAGGAGTCATTCATCCGTGGGTGGTACGTGGAACGATTTCAAAAGCTGCGGGAAACCGCATTTCGCGATACCAAATCGTACTTTCATCGCTACGCCATCCTCACGGAAGAGGAGGCCAACGAGACGGCACTGCGAATTTGGGAAGATATCAACGCCAAGAATCTGAAAGAAAACATCCTTCCTACGAAACAGCGGGCGGATTTAATTCTCCAAAAAGGCGACCATCATATGGTAGAACGGGTACATTTGCGCAAGATTTGA
- a CDS encoding C40 family peptidase codes for MATASLTPVVFSPSLTAAAVKYKTVAHAGHLPPGVKHVIVKGSAFESASWQTKYNAVLRVAKSKLGTPYRWGHNEDRGQYGFDCSNYTEYVYHHALGYKFSTSSKVQGTSVGWKVAKADMRPGDLLIFDNGKHVGIYIGNNEMIQEGGGAGKVAYMKVGKGYYWHNHLTAVKRMF; via the coding sequence ATGGCCACCGCGTCCCTGACTCCCGTCGTGTTTTCTCCTTCATTGACCGCTGCCGCCGTAAAATACAAAACGGTAGCGCATGCAGGCCATTTGCCCCCTGGTGTCAAACACGTGATCGTCAAGGGCAGTGCATTTGAGAGCGCGAGCTGGCAAACGAAGTACAACGCCGTACTCCGCGTGGCGAAGAGCAAATTAGGTACGCCGTACCGCTGGGGTCATAACGAAGACCGTGGACAGTACGGCTTCGACTGCTCCAACTACACCGAATATGTGTACCACCATGCGCTTGGATATAAATTCAGCACATCGTCGAAGGTACAGGGGACTTCCGTAGGGTGGAAGGTTGCGAAAGCAGACATGCGCCCTGGCGACCTCTTGATCTTCGACAACGGTAAGCACGTCGGCATCTATATCGGCAACAACGAGATGATTCAAGAAGGCGGCGGCGCCGGTAAAGTCGCCTACATGAAGGTGGGCAAAGGATACTACTGGCACAATCACTTGACCGCCGTGAAGCGCATGTTCTAG
- a CDS encoding sugar-binding domain-containing protein, which yields METSDWTAVRRVVPELMDVLQQRLRILQRVHLLGPIGRRALAQAMQQSERTLRAELDLLRQQGLLLSSAAGVSLSDEGSTLLGELEAVAAAAAGRFDLARTLSQMLHIQNVFVVEGDSDTEPWVADQLGLQAGQYLHTVLRDGDVVAVTGGTTVAALARNMISRQDYRNLQVVPARGGVGETVEYQANTIASTLAEKLGGTSIMLHVPDRLSPGAVEQLLTDPYVQERLPIIRASTVVVHGIGDAMAMARRRRASEEELSILKTRGAMAEAFGYYFDEHGDVAYSMKTIGLRLSDIGHVREVLAVAGGTQKANAIAAAAKAYRIDTLVTDEGAARRLVQHQHNV from the coding sequence ATGGAAACTTCTGATTGGACGGCTGTCCGCAGGGTTGTACCCGAATTGATGGACGTCCTACAGCAGCGCTTGCGGATTCTACAACGCGTGCATTTGCTCGGCCCTATCGGGCGGCGGGCGCTCGCACAGGCGATGCAGCAGTCAGAGCGCACCCTACGCGCCGAGTTAGATCTGTTGCGTCAGCAGGGATTACTGCTTAGTTCTGCGGCAGGCGTATCACTTTCCGATGAGGGAAGCACGTTATTGGGGGAACTAGAGGCGGTAGCCGCTGCGGCAGCCGGCCGATTTGATTTGGCTAGAACGCTTTCGCAGATGTTACATATTCAAAACGTCTTCGTCGTCGAAGGCGATAGCGACACGGAGCCTTGGGTCGCAGATCAACTGGGGTTGCAAGCTGGCCAGTACTTGCACACAGTACTTCGCGACGGCGATGTCGTCGCGGTCACAGGGGGAACCACCGTTGCAGCTCTGGCCCGCAACATGATCTCCCGTCAGGACTACCGCAACTTGCAGGTTGTGCCGGCGCGGGGCGGCGTGGGCGAGACGGTAGAGTATCAGGCGAATACCATCGCGTCGACGCTGGCAGAGAAACTCGGTGGTACGTCTATCATGTTGCACGTGCCGGATCGATTGTCACCAGGAGCAGTGGAACAATTGCTGACCGACCCGTACGTACAGGAACGGCTTCCAATCATCCGGGCCTCGACCGTCGTCGTACATGGCATCGGTGATGCAATGGCGATGGCCAGGCGCCGGCGAGCAAGCGAAGAGGAGTTGTCTATCCTCAAAACCCGCGGGGCCATGGCCGAGGCATTTGGATATTACTTTGACGAACACGGAGACGTCGCCTATTCGATGAAGACCATTGGTCTGAGACTGTCCGACATCGGTCACGTCCGTGAGGTTTTGGCCGTCGCAGGGGGCACACAGAAAGCGAATGCCATCGCGGCGGCAGCAAAGGCGTATCGCATCGATACGCTCGTGACAGATGAAGGCGCGGCACGACGCTTGGTTCAACATCAACACAACGTGTGA
- the gap gene encoding type I glyceraldehyde-3-phosphate dehydrogenase, producing the protein MAVKVGINGFGRIGRNVFRAALNNQDIDIVAVNDLTDAKTLAALLKYDSVHGILNADVHAEDGALVVGGKTVKVFAERDPGAIKWAEVGAEVVIESTGIFTDKNKAQVHITQGGAKKVIISAPAKNEDVTIVMGVNHEVYDPSQHHVISNASCTTNCLAPVAKVIDDVFGIEKGLMTTVHSYTNDQRILDLPHSDMRRARAAALNIIPTSTGAAKAVGLVLPHLKGRLNGMAMRVPTPNVSIVDLTAQVKSGASVESVNEALKQAAQGALKGILAYSEEPLVSHDYNGDAHSSTVDALSTMIIDDMVKVVAWYDNEWGYSNRVVDLATYIASKM; encoded by the coding sequence ATGGCAGTGAAAGTTGGCATCAATGGATTTGGCCGCATTGGCCGCAACGTATTCCGCGCTGCACTCAACAATCAGGACATCGATATCGTCGCAGTCAACGACCTGACCGACGCAAAGACGTTGGCAGCCCTTCTCAAATACGACTCCGTACATGGCATTTTGAACGCCGATGTACACGCTGAAGACGGCGCACTCGTCGTCGGTGGCAAAACCGTGAAAGTGTTCGCAGAACGCGATCCGGGCGCTATCAAGTGGGCAGAGGTTGGCGCTGAAGTCGTCATCGAATCCACAGGTATCTTCACGGATAAGAACAAGGCACAAGTGCACATCACCCAAGGCGGTGCAAAGAAGGTCATCATCTCTGCACCAGCGAAGAACGAAGACGTGACCATCGTGATGGGCGTTAACCACGAGGTGTACGACCCGAGCCAACACCACGTTATCTCCAACGCTTCCTGCACGACCAACTGTCTGGCGCCAGTCGCTAAGGTGATCGACGATGTCTTCGGCATCGAAAAGGGCCTCATGACGACTGTTCACTCTTATACGAACGACCAACGCATCCTTGACCTGCCGCACTCCGACATGCGTCGTGCACGCGCTGCTGCGCTGAACATTATCCCGACGTCGACCGGTGCTGCAAAGGCGGTTGGCCTCGTTCTGCCACACCTGAAAGGCCGTTTGAACGGTATGGCAATGCGCGTTCCGACTCCGAACGTGTCCATCGTCGACTTGACCGCACAAGTGAAGTCTGGCGCATCGGTTGAATCGGTCAACGAAGCGCTCAAGCAAGCTGCACAAGGTGCGCTCAAGGGCATCTTGGCATACAGCGAGGAGCCACTTGTATCGCACGACTACAACGGAGATGCGCACTCCTCGACCGTTGACGCGCTCTCCACGATGATCATTGACGACATGGTCAAGGTCGTCGCTTGGTACGACAACGAATGGGGTTACTCCAACCGCGTCGTCGACCTGGCTACCTACATCGCTTCCAAGATGTAA
- a CDS encoding adenylosuccinate synthase: MFHAVIGAQFGDEGKGKMVDYLAEQADIVVRYQGGGNAGHTIVNQYGKFALHLVPSGIFHPHTTSILGAGMVIHPGQLVRELQTLEAGNIDTSRLVISERAHMVLPYHIWQDTWEEEQRSKKVGTTLQGIGPAYQDKVGRFGLQFGELRDLARFEERLRQAWAAKLNRIPALAKYGQFEDLWTEIMAARERLLPYIQDTTPLLYEAAQKNLHVLLEGQLGIMRDLDWGVYPFVTSSSPISGGIPAGAGIPPTAIQRVTGITKAYTTAVGAGPFPTELKGAEGEYLQQHGHEYGATTGRPRACGWLDIPTLRYGAWINGYTELALMKLDVLSGLDQIGVCTAYQLDGQDHEWPLQAYDMERVTPKVEMVKGWSEDISHCRSFAELPANAQAFVEQIEAWVGVPVKFVSVGPGRDQTMIRNV, from the coding sequence GTGTTTCATGCAGTGATTGGTGCGCAGTTTGGCGACGAAGGCAAGGGCAAAATGGTCGACTATTTGGCAGAACAAGCGGATATCGTCGTTCGCTATCAGGGCGGTGGAAATGCAGGTCACACCATCGTCAATCAATATGGCAAGTTTGCACTTCACCTTGTGCCGTCTGGGATTTTCCATCCACATACGACATCGATCCTCGGCGCGGGCATGGTCATTCACCCAGGGCAGCTCGTCCGCGAGTTGCAGACGCTCGAGGCTGGCAATATCGATACGTCTCGCCTCGTCATTTCCGAGCGCGCGCACATGGTCCTGCCGTATCACATCTGGCAAGATACATGGGAAGAAGAACAACGAAGCAAAAAGGTCGGTACGACCCTCCAAGGGATTGGTCCGGCATATCAAGATAAAGTCGGCCGATTCGGCCTCCAATTTGGTGAGCTGCGCGACCTCGCGCGGTTTGAGGAGCGCCTTCGTCAGGCGTGGGCAGCTAAATTGAACCGCATTCCAGCGCTCGCGAAGTACGGTCAGTTCGAAGACCTGTGGACAGAGATCATGGCGGCGCGGGAACGCCTGCTGCCATACATTCAAGACACGACGCCCCTATTGTACGAGGCGGCTCAAAAGAATCTGCACGTACTGCTCGAAGGTCAACTTGGGATCATGCGCGATCTCGACTGGGGCGTATACCCATTCGTCACGTCGTCCTCCCCGATTTCTGGTGGTATCCCGGCAGGCGCGGGCATTCCGCCAACCGCCATTCAACGCGTGACTGGGATTACGAAAGCCTACACAACTGCCGTCGGAGCTGGTCCCTTCCCAACGGAACTGAAGGGCGCAGAGGGTGAGTACCTGCAGCAGCACGGGCATGAGTACGGAGCGACCACTGGTCGGCCGCGCGCCTGCGGTTGGCTCGATATCCCGACGCTTCGCTACGGCGCATGGATCAACGGCTACACGGAACTCGCCCTCATGAAACTGGATGTCTTGTCCGGTCTCGACCAGATCGGCGTATGCACGGCTTACCAGTTGGATGGTCAAGATCATGAGTGGCCCTTGCAAGCATACGACATGGAACGCGTGACGCCGAAGGTCGAGATGGTCAAAGGCTGGAGCGAGGATATCTCCCATTGCCGCTCATTTGCCGAACTCCCTGCGAATGCACAGGCGTTTGTGGAACAAATCGAGGCCTGGGTAGGCGTTCCTGTTAAGTTCGTCTCCGTTGGACCCGGCCGCGACCAGACGATGATTCGCAACGTATAA
- a CDS encoding LysR family transcriptional regulator, which yields MRGTAMLEAYQTFLAVVENETASAAAEVLHTTQPTVTRQIQQLERTLGTALFDRVGKRLILTRAGERVYDTARELLQTQHRLLDALSELADPEQGTVRLGSGLTPSIYLLPNVIANYAVRHPAVRFQIVTGSSKVMTERLKQREIDLAFVTTPPDDVTPFCAMPLWRDELCVVVSPTHQRAGMRCSISDLAGMPFILMRSDSGLRHIVEEKLERGRGALRAVVETDSLEAISRFVQTGLGMGVLPKSAVLDDVAQQRLAVVELTDVQLGSRTITALTRRGGGLPAVTAAFVEFLPSFMEAEVGELR from the coding sequence ATGAGGGGGACGGCAATGCTCGAAGCCTATCAAACGTTTCTGGCGGTGGTCGAGAACGAGACGGCATCGGCTGCGGCCGAAGTGCTACACACCACGCAGCCGACAGTTACGCGACAGATTCAGCAGTTAGAGCGCACACTTGGTACCGCGCTGTTTGACCGGGTAGGCAAGCGCCTCATCCTCACGCGCGCGGGCGAACGCGTGTACGATACCGCGCGTGAGCTTTTACAGACACAACACCGCCTTTTGGACGCCTTGTCGGAACTGGCGGATCCCGAGCAGGGGACAGTCCGCCTCGGGTCAGGTTTGACGCCTTCCATCTATTTATTGCCGAACGTCATCGCAAACTATGCAGTCAGGCACCCGGCTGTCAGATTTCAAATCGTGACAGGCTCTTCGAAAGTGATGACGGAGCGCCTGAAGCAGCGGGAGATCGATCTCGCTTTTGTCACCACCCCTCCGGACGATGTCACACCTTTCTGCGCGATGCCGCTTTGGCGAGACGAGTTGTGCGTCGTGGTCTCTCCCACGCACCAGCGTGCCGGGATGCGTTGCTCCATTTCCGATTTGGCGGGTATGCCGTTCATCTTGATGCGGTCCGACTCGGGACTTCGCCACATCGTCGAGGAGAAGTTGGAGAGGGGGCGGGGGGCGCTGCGCGCAGTCGTGGAAACCGATAGTTTGGAGGCCATCAGTCGTTTTGTCCAGACGGGTCTCGGCATGGGTGTGTTACCTAAGTCGGCAGTGCTGGACGACGTGGCGCAACAACGCCTGGCAGTGGTCGAGCTCACGGATGTCCAGTTGGGATCGCGCACCATCACCGCGCTCACTCGACGCGGCGGCGGACTGCCCGCGGTGACCGCCGCTTTCGTCGAATTCTTGCCGTCTTTCATGGAGGCAGAAGTAGGCGAGTTGCGGTAA
- a CDS encoding response regulator transcription factor, protein MAVLLVEDEPGLVEFLMLELELQELIVNVATDGQTALDLARTNPYDLVLLDVNLPDMSGFDVCKGIRELSAVPIIMLTARGEVADRVQGLDAGADDYLVKPFAIEELFARIRALRRRQSAPASSEPTIYFGEVMVHLDTHRVTYQSQDVELTAREYDLLLYLLRHPNETWTRQTLLERVWGFHAVVDTNVVDVYIGYLRQKVDPDKTFIKTVRGQGYRFEVRA, encoded by the coding sequence ATGGCTGTGTTGCTGGTAGAGGACGAACCTGGGTTGGTCGAGTTTCTCATGCTTGAATTGGAACTTCAGGAACTCATCGTGAACGTCGCAACAGATGGCCAGACAGCATTGGATCTGGCGCGAACGAATCCCTATGACCTCGTTCTTCTAGACGTCAATTTGCCCGATATGAGCGGTTTTGACGTGTGTAAGGGAATTCGTGAACTCAGTGCAGTTCCGATTATCATGCTGACGGCGAGAGGCGAAGTCGCCGATCGAGTTCAGGGACTTGATGCGGGCGCCGACGATTATCTCGTCAAGCCGTTTGCCATTGAAGAATTGTTTGCGCGCATTCGCGCCTTGCGACGCCGGCAAAGTGCGCCGGCCAGTTCCGAACCGACCATCTACTTTGGCGAGGTCATGGTGCATTTAGACACGCACCGGGTGACGTATCAGTCTCAGGACGTCGAATTGACCGCTCGCGAATACGACCTATTGTTATATCTCCTGCGCCATCCAAATGAAACCTGGACTAGGCAGACGCTATTGGAGCGCGTATGGGGCTTTCACGCAGTCGTCGACACCAACGTCGTCGACGTGTATATCGGTTACCTTCGGCAAAAGGTCGACCCAGACAAGACGTTCATTAAAACGGTCCGCGGGCAGGGATACCGATTTGAGGTGAGGGCGTGA